In Alphaproteobacteria bacterium, a genomic segment contains:
- a CDS encoding ATP-binding protein — protein MQIRILRTSGFQIALFYLLLLSVTLLALVSFVYWSTAQLIDRQTNETIEAEIRGLAEQYRDEGLAQLLTVIGERSGPRGNPLGVYLLANRRLEPLAGNLSAWPDIQPGESGWVEAYLQRRDDASGALHVIRGRAFSLLGGYNLFVGRDTQVRDNFRSTMVDALAWALAPVLLLGLVGGAIIGRYSLRRVDAVRATSADIVNGDLSRRVPLTGSGDEFDRLAQTINIMLDQIDSLMTGMRAVTDSLAHDLRSPLTHTKSIIEQALRHESDPEAYRRALTQTEAELETILRTFDALISIAQAEAGSRQLMLDRIDLSGLVNDLAELYQPIAENAGLDLAIAISPTVAIDGHRQLLARTIANLLDNAIKFTPAGGRVTVSLEPDVDSMRLTVCDTGPGIPPDDRERVLERFVRLDDSQNIPGSGLGLSLVAAVAKLHGARLSLEDNEPGLRISLAFPAP, from the coding sequence GTGCAAATTAGAATCCTCCGGACTTCCGGCTTTCAGATCGCCCTCTTCTACCTGCTGTTGCTGAGCGTCACGTTGCTGGCGCTGGTCTCCTTCGTCTACTGGTCGACCGCTCAGTTGATCGACCGGCAGACGAACGAAACCATTGAAGCGGAAATCCGGGGGCTGGCCGAACAATATCGCGATGAAGGCCTGGCGCAGTTGCTGACCGTCATTGGCGAACGCAGCGGCCCACGGGGAAATCCGCTCGGAGTCTACCTTCTCGCCAACCGACGGCTGGAGCCCCTCGCCGGCAACCTGTCGGCCTGGCCGGATATCCAGCCCGGTGAATCCGGCTGGGTCGAAGCGTATCTCCAGCGGCGCGACGATGCCAGCGGCGCGCTGCATGTGATCCGGGGCCGGGCCTTTAGCCTGCTGGGCGGCTACAACCTGTTTGTCGGCCGGGATACCCAGGTGCGGGACAATTTCCGCAGCACCATGGTCGACGCCCTCGCCTGGGCGCTGGCTCCGGTGCTCCTGCTCGGTCTGGTCGGCGGCGCGATTATCGGCCGGTACAGCCTGCGGCGGGTGGACGCTGTGCGCGCAACCAGCGCGGATATCGTAAACGGCGACCTGTCGCGGCGGGTGCCGCTGACCGGCAGCGGCGACGAGTTCGACCGGCTGGCGCAGACCATCAACATAATGCTCGACCAGATCGACTCGCTGATGACGGGCATGCGGGCGGTCACGGACAGTCTGGCGCATGATCTGCGCAGCCCCCTGACCCACACGAAAAGCATCATCGAACAGGCACTGCGCCACGAAAGCGACCCGGAGGCCTACCGGCGGGCGCTCACCCAGACCGAAGCCGAACTGGAAACGATCCTGCGCACCTTCGACGCGCTTATCAGCATCGCCCAGGCCGAAGCCGGCAGCCGGCAACTCATGCTCGACCGGATCGACCTCTCCGGCCTGGTGAACGATCTCGCCGAGCTGTACCAGCCCATTGCCGAAAACGCGGGACTGGATCTGGCCATTGCTATTTCCCCGACCGTCGCTATTGACGGTCACCGGCAACTGCTGGCCCGGACCATCGCAAACCTGCTGGACAACGCAATCAAGTTCACGCCGGCGGGCGGGCGTGTCACGGTATCTCTTGAGCCGGACGTCGATTCGATGCGCCTTACCGTGTGCGACACGGGCCCCGGCATTCCGCCGGACGACCGGGAACGGGTTCTGGAACGATTTGTGCGCCTGGATGACAGCCAGAATATTCCGGGCAGCGGTCTTGGCCTGAGCCTGGTTGCGGCGGTGGCCAAACTGCATGGCGCCCGGTTGTCGCTTGAGGATAA
- a CDS encoding response regulator transcription factor, whose translation MRILLIEDDPKTADYIIKGLGEAGFASDHAATGPDGLRMAIGERYDAIIVDRMLPELDGLSIIRSLRAARIGIPVLILSALAHVDERVMGLRAGGDDYLTKPFAFSELHARLEALLRRPSAMAQQTELRVADLTMDLLARKVTRAGQPIDLRPQEYKLLEYLMRRAGQVVTRTMLFEGVWDFHFDPQTNVVDVHISRLRQQIDRGFDKPLIHTHRGGGYSISAN comes from the coding sequence ATGCGAATATTGCTTATCGAAGACGACCCGAAAACAGCCGACTATATCATCAAGGGGCTCGGTGAAGCGGGTTTTGCATCGGATCATGCCGCCACAGGCCCGGATGGCCTTCGGATGGCCATTGGGGAGCGGTACGACGCCATTATCGTCGACCGCATGCTTCCCGAACTGGACGGGTTGTCGATCATCCGGTCCCTGCGCGCCGCGCGTATCGGCATACCCGTGCTCATCCTGAGCGCCCTTGCCCATGTGGACGAACGGGTTATGGGTCTGCGCGCCGGCGGCGACGACTACCTGACCAAACCCTTCGCCTTTTCCGAACTGCATGCGCGCCTGGAAGCGCTGCTCCGGCGGCCATCCGCCATGGCGCAACAGACGGAACTGCGGGTCGCCGACCTGACGATGGACCTGCTGGCCAGGAAGGTAACGCGGGCGGGACAGCCCATCGATCTGCGGCCCCAGGAATACAAGCTGCTGGAATACCTGATGCGGCGCGCCGGACAGGTGGTGACGCGCACCATGCTGTTTGAAGGCGTATGGGATTTTCACTTCGATCCGCAGACCAACGTCGTCGATGTCCATATCAGCCGGCTTCGACAGCAGATCGACAGGGGTTTCGACAAACCGCTGATACACACACATCGGGGCGGCGGATACTCGATCAGTGCAAATTAG